A stretch of Aureispira sp. CCB-E DNA encodes these proteins:
- the bioB gene encoding biotin synthase BioB, translated as MSLRNDWTREEIEAIYNKPILELIYEAATIHRENNDPSEVQVSTLLSIKTGGCPENCSYCPQSIHHNTDLEPERLLTLDEVMTKASIASQNGSTRFCMGAAWRNVKDNKQFDRVIDMVKGVNSLGMEVCCTLGMLTKEQAERLKEAGLHAYNHNLDTSEGHYAEIITTRTYQDRLDTLEHVRETGLNVCSGGIIGLGETAEDRIIMLHTLANLPKHPESVPVNALVAVKGTPLENQERVSVWDMVRMIATARIIMPKSQVRLSAGRQEMPITEQALCFMAGASSIFAGEKLLTTPNPDVDQDKMMFELLGLKPMAAFKGQEKELEATEF; from the coding sequence ATGAGTTTACGTAATGACTGGACAAGAGAAGAAATCGAAGCCATTTACAACAAGCCAATTTTAGAATTAATCTATGAAGCGGCTACAATTCATCGTGAAAACAACGACCCTAGCGAAGTGCAGGTATCTACTCTTTTGTCAATTAAAACAGGTGGGTGTCCTGAAAACTGTTCCTATTGTCCACAATCGATTCATCATAATACCGACTTGGAACCTGAACGTTTATTAACATTAGACGAAGTAATGACAAAAGCAAGTATTGCGAGTCAAAATGGTTCTACTCGATTCTGCATGGGAGCTGCTTGGAGAAATGTAAAAGACAACAAGCAGTTTGATCGTGTTATTGATATGGTTAAAGGCGTAAATTCTCTAGGTATGGAGGTATGTTGTACTTTAGGTATGTTGACCAAAGAGCAAGCCGAACGCTTAAAAGAAGCTGGCTTACACGCTTACAACCACAACTTAGATACTTCTGAAGGACATTACGCAGAAATCATTACAACTAGAACATATCAAGATCGCTTGGATACCTTAGAACATGTTAGAGAAACAGGGCTAAATGTTTGTAGTGGTGGAATCATTGGGTTGGGAGAAACCGCAGAGGATAGAATTATTATGCTACACACTCTAGCTAACCTTCCTAAACATCCAGAATCTGTTCCTGTCAATGCATTAGTTGCCGTGAAAGGTACGCCTCTTGAAAATCAAGAACGAGTGTCAGTTTGGGACATGGTTCGAATGATTGCTACTGCAAGAATTATCATGCCTAAATCTCAAGTTCGCCTTTCTGCTGGACGCCAAGAGATGCCTATTACAGAACAAGCGTTGTGCTTTATGGCAGGTGCTAGCTCTATATTTGCTGGTGAAAAATTATTAACCACACCAAATCCAGATGTAGACCAAGATAAAATGATGTTTGAATTATTAGGATTAAAACCTATGGCAGCATTTAAAGGTCAAGAAAAAGAATTA
- a CDS encoding DinB family protein: MPKTVQTITLLRELERLNQRLSEIVARDFANLSSEQLNWREHEEKWSIAECLLHLNYVADYYFPATLKAIKNSKSKKSKPQAKFTRGWLGHYYASKFRLNLDNQMKSKIESPSKYNPRSISSSQLEGKAIVQEFLANQDTLYSMLQDARLINLQKTRVYAAFLGLVSIQLGDMLKILVYHTERHIVQAQRILYHDYFPGNLPLKDLLSQRDE, encoded by the coding sequence ATGCCGAAAACTGTACAGACCATAACACTGTTGCGAGAATTAGAGCGATTGAATCAACGTTTATCTGAAATTGTTGCTAGAGACTTTGCCAATTTGAGCTCGGAACAATTGAATTGGCGAGAGCATGAAGAAAAATGGAGCATCGCAGAATGCTTGCTGCACTTAAACTATGTTGCTGATTATTATTTTCCTGCAACACTCAAAGCTATTAAAAATTCAAAGTCAAAAAAAAGCAAACCACAAGCAAAATTTACTAGAGGATGGCTAGGACATTATTACGCTAGCAAGTTTCGCCTTAACCTTGATAATCAAATGAAAAGCAAAATTGAATCGCCTTCTAAATATAATCCAAGAAGTATTTCATCTAGCCAATTGGAAGGCAAAGCGATTGTTCAAGAATTTTTAGCGAATCAAGATACCCTCTATTCTATGCTTCAAGATGCTCGTTTAATCAATTTGCAAAAAACTCGTGTTTATGCAGCTTTCTTAGGACTAGTAAGCATACAGTTGGGTGATATGCTCAAAATCTTAGTTTATCATACAGAAAGGCATATTGTCCAAGCTCAACGAATTTTGTATCACGACTATTTTCCAGGTAACTTACCTTTAAAAGATTTGCTGTCTCAACGAGATGAGTAA
- a CDS encoding glycosyltransferase family 2 protein produces MARIVVIIPAYNEENSVGRVIQDIPMDLVQEVIVVNNNSNDETATVAKSAGATVLHEQQQGYGFACLKGIDYLKKMEQKPDIVVFLDADYSDHPEELPQIVAPILKSDVEMVIGSRALGDKEQGSMTPQQVFGNWLATMLIKWFYGVVYTDLGPFRAIKYDRLIDLNMCDETYGWTVEMQVKAAKQGLKTTEIPVSYRVRVGKSKISGTIKGTILAGYKIITTIFKYK; encoded by the coding sequence ATGGCAAGAATAGTGGTCATCATTCCTGCTTACAACGAAGAAAATTCAGTGGGACGTGTTATTCAAGATATTCCAATGGATCTTGTTCAGGAAGTTATTGTGGTGAACAATAATTCGAATGATGAGACGGCAACAGTCGCAAAATCAGCAGGTGCAACAGTACTGCATGAGCAACAACAAGGATACGGTTTTGCTTGCCTAAAAGGAATCGATTATCTCAAAAAAATGGAGCAAAAACCAGATATTGTGGTTTTTCTGGATGCAGACTATTCAGATCATCCTGAAGAGCTACCACAAATAGTGGCACCAATTTTGAAAAGCGATGTAGAGATGGTTATTGGTTCAAGAGCGTTGGGAGACAAGGAACAAGGTTCGATGACTCCGCAACAAGTTTTTGGCAATTGGCTAGCAACAATGCTCATTAAATGGTTTTACGGAGTCGTTTATACCGACTTGGGACCCTTTAGAGCAATAAAATATGACAGACTGATAGACTTGAATATGTGTGATGAAACCTATGGTTGGACAGTAGAAATGCAAGTAAAGGCAGCAAAACAAGGACTTAAAACTACTGAAATTCCAGTCTCTTATCGAGTACGAGTAGGAAAATCTAAAATCTCAGGAACTATCAAAGGAACTATTTTAGCAGGTTATAAAATTATTACAACAATATTCAAATACAAATAA